In one window of Mytilus galloprovincialis chromosome 6, xbMytGall1.hap1.1, whole genome shotgun sequence DNA:
- the LOC143080238 gene encoding pulmonary surfactant-associated protein A-like: MGTKDVLPQNDREVGSRCPSDIDGFMHYRHLDLCYNFNQEHYVDYLGHIKQTCSSYGGELLRIDSQERQTYIEHILEGRTVTRVAIQGHSNNPGNIWTLDDGTPLPYTNWRSGDPAFGSHLQIFTNDAWTSQNGYRQNRNNIFLCERRP, translated from the exons ATGGGCACAAAAGATGTCTTACCACAGAATGACAGAGAAG TGGGAAGCAGGTGTCCATCAGACATAGATGGTTTTATGCACTATCGCCATCTTGATTTGTGTTACAACTTTAACCAAGAACACTATGTCGACTATCTTGGACACATCAAACAAACGTGTTCGTCATATGGTGGAGAATTACTTAGGATTGATTCACAGGAACGCCAAACGTACATAGAGCATATTCTAG aaggAAGAACAGTCACACGTGTAGCGATACAAGGCCACTCAAACAACCCGGGTAATATATGGACTTTAGATGACGGAACTCCACTACCATACACTAACTGGCGTTCTGGAGACCCAGCGTTCGGGTCCCATTTACAGATATTTACAAATGATGCTTGGACTTCTCAAAATGGTTATAGacaaaatagaaataacattttccTCTGTGAAAGAAGGCCATAG